In the Sorghum bicolor cultivar BTx623 chromosome 4, Sorghum_bicolor_NCBIv3, whole genome shotgun sequence genome, aattTCAATACACAACATCCTCATGTATAAAATCGTAGCTAAAATACTGCATTTTATGTCTATTCAAATGTCAACCAATAATGGAAGTTTCAGTACATAACATCATTTACAATTAAAATTACAGCTAAAAGTTTGCAAATTGGAGTACATGTATCTTGATAGAAAAAATCACAAGTGTGGACAACATTAAGTAAGAAATATTTTGGCAACAAGCAGTAATAGGAATTTAAATTCCTTGCTAATTTATCAATCGTATCCAGAAAGATATGCATGAGCAAAACGAGATTTTATATAATACTCTCACCATTCTAAAAAGAGTGTCAATCTAACTTCTAAAAAGTCAAAAGCTTTTTTACTTTGACCAATCATATATAAGaagatattaatatttatgatgcaTAATAAATATATTAGATAAATCGTTgctatatttttattatataataAGCATATCTAGAGATACAAATGATATTTAAACTTAAACAATAGGATACAAGGAGTATATTATAATTATAGTCAAAATATTACAGATAAAAATCCATTTAGATATTAATAATTAATCAAAGAATTTCAACACACTCTATCCTTATGATATAATAAATCATATCTAAAAGATCGGGAAAAACATTTGTGTGTATatctaaaagattttgagtgagAAATTCTTCTTAGAATGCCTTTACTTATTGGTAGTTTTTTCATTTATATAGCCTCCCTTTCTCCCTCATCATCCTTGAATTCTCTCACCCCTTTGACATCTCACAAAGTCAAGTGGGGCTGCCCTGCCCTGGCGTGCCTTGTCCTGCGCCTGCCGTGCTGTGCCTGGGCTCCTCTATAAAAACTCCAAGCcccaagaaaagaaaaagaaattcagaaaggggaaaaaaaaaacccagaGCATAGACCAGTAGCCCTCACCCCTTTTTAGGACAGGATCCAATGCCTTTGCCCaccacactctctctctctctccttttaCTCTTCCCATAGTCTCCTCACTCTTCCAAAACAATCAATAAACTAGCAAAAGTCAGCGCCTCCCCCTTATCTCCTCCTCCGCCCGTTTCCTCCAGCTAGCCCCCAAGAACCCAACCActccgcgtcgtcgtcgtcgtctgctGTGCTTTTCCCAAATGGAGGAGGAGCGCTGCTTCAACAACTGGGATCTGGACGCCGTCGTGCGCCtgggctgccgccgccgcctctcccCGCCGGGCCAGCCCGACCCGTTCGCGTCGTTtctgcctccgccgccgccgtcgccgccgcacaAGGAGAAGCCCGTGGTGCCAGCGCCGGCCGCCAAGGAGCCAGAGCCATATGCGGCGTGGCGCTTCCCTGACCTCGGTGCAGCTGGCGGCGGGCAAGACGGCGACGAGCTCCTCAGGGCCCTGCTAGCCGCCCCCCCGCCTCCCCCGCCTCAGCCTCTGCCAACGCCAACTCCGCTGCCTCCCCCGCCGCCACAGCAGCAACGGCAGCCGGCTGTGGCGGCGGTGGACGTGCCGCTACCCCAGGCGCGTCCCGCTCCGGCGAGGGCGCAGCCGAGCGGACGGCAGGTGCCCGGTGGCGTGCCAAGATCCAAGAGAAGGTACGCTTCCCTGCTCGAGCCCTCGACACGGCGGCGCttcattgacttgtttctttcttGGGGAGGTTGAAAGCTCGGGTATTTTGCAAGCTAGCTGCTGACGCTGTTTTCCGTGCACTCCGCAGGAAGAACCAAGTGAAGAAGGTGGTCTGCCATGTTCCGGCGGACGGCTCGTCGTCGGACGTGTGGGCGTGGCGCAAGTACGGCCAGAAGCCCATCAAGGGCTCTCCCTACCCAAGGTCAGTAgtcagctagaacgatccccttGTCTCCCTGTCAGCTTCTTGCCGGCTCGTCGTCGGAGGAGGAGTCCGATCTCACCGGCGGCTCGGCTGCTCTGTTTCTTGAACGAACAGGGGATACTACCGGTGCAGCAGCTCCAAGGGGTGCGCGGCGCGGAAGCAGGTGGAGCGAAGCCGCGCGGACCCCAACACCTTCATCCTCACCTACACCGGCGAGCACAACCACGCGGCGCCGACCCACCGGAACTCGCTCGCCGGCACCACCCGCCACAAGTTCCCCGCCTCGGCGACGcctcagccgccgccgccgtccgtcGTGgtgggcggcgccggcgccggagccggagccgccCCCGGCGACGcgcagcaccagcaccagcagccGAGCCCGAGCCCGACGTCGACGTCGACCGCGGGGCTCTCGCCCACGACGCCGCTGCGCACGCCGTCcatggaggaggacgacgaggaggaggaggacgagctgCTGGTGGAGGACATGGAGATGGCCGGCGAGGACGAGCTCCTGTTCCTCaaccccgacgccgacgccggggCACCCATGTCCTCGCTCTTCGACGTCGTCGACGAGCCCTTCCTGAGCTCCCCCTGGGTGACAGCCACCAGCAGCGCCGGCG is a window encoding:
- the LOC8078365 gene encoding probable WRKY transcription factor 27 translates to MEEERCFNNWDLDAVVRLGCRRRLSPPGQPDPFASFLPPPPPSPPHKEKPVVPAPAAKEPEPYAAWRFPDLGAAGGGQDGDELLRALLAAPPPPPPQPLPTPTPLPPPPPQQQRQPAVAAVDVPLPQARPAPARAQPSGRQVPGGVPRSKRRKNQVKKVVCHVPADGSSSDVWAWRKYGQKPIKGSPYPRGYYRCSSSKGCAARKQVERSRADPNTFILTYTGEHNHAAPTHRNSLAGTTRHKFPASATPQPPPPSVVVGGAGAGAGAAPGDAQHQHQQPSPSPTSTSTAGLSPTTPLRTPSMEEDDEEEEDELLVEDMEMAGEDELLFLNPDADAGAPMSSLFDVVDEPFLSSPWVTATSSAGEPATGAAGAGS